Sequence from the Saccharopolyspora pogona genome:
TGCCGTGGGGCGTGACCACCCGCACAACGCAAACGACGAGGGGCGGGCCGGACTAGCCGGACCCGCCCCTCGTCGGGAAGTACTTCGCAGCCGAGAGCCGGGTCAGGCCTCGGCCGGCAGCACGCTGACGGCCTTGCGGCCGCGGTAACGTCCGAACTGGACGGTGCCAGCGGACAACGCGAACAGGGTGTCGTCGTTACCCCGCCCGACGTTCAGGCCGGGGTGGAACTTGGTGCCCCGCTGCCGGATCAGAATCTCGCCGGCCTTGACGACCTGGCCGCCGTAGCGCTTCACCCCGAGGTACTTGGGGTTCGAGTCGCGGCCGTTCCGAGAGCTGGATGCGCCCTTCTTATGTGCCATGACTACTCAGGTCCTCACTTCGTGATGCCGGTGACCTCAACGCGGGTCAGCTTCTGCCGGTGACCCTGGCGCTTGTGGTAGCCGGTCTTGTTCTTGAACTTGTGGATGCGGATCTTGGGGCCCTTGGTCTGCTCGACCAGCTTGCCGGTCACCGACACCTTGGCCAGCGCGTCGGCGTCGGTCGTGACCTCAGAGCCATCGACGACCAGAAGCGCCGGGAAACTGACCTCGGAGCCCAGCTCGCCCTCGAGCTTCTCGACCTCGACGACGTCCCCGACAGCCACCTTGTACTGCTTGCCGCCGGTCTTGACGATCGCGTACATGAGTCGGAAGTCTCCTGCTGCTCGGTTTCGCTACTTCACCAGGTCTGCGGCGGACGTCCACCTCGACCGCGCGGGGCGAGGATTCCTACCACGCCGCCGGTGCAGCGCCTCGGTGGGTTCCTGTCTCGGTAGCCGAGCCGCACGGGCGATCGCATTCGAAACAGGCGTTTATTCTCTCCGCCCGTCCGGCGGCGAGAAGTTCTCATCCATCATACAGACCGCGTTCCCTACCCCGATCGACCGGGGCCGAACTGCGGGAGGGACCCGGCCGCGGGGGCCGGTGACGGACGAGCCGCGACAGCCTACGACCACCGGATCCGCGTGGTCAAATCCAGTCACCCGACGTTGGAAGGTGCCGGGCCCTGACCTGCGCTTGCTAACGTGAGTCGCTTATTGATTCGGATCTGGGGACACAAAGCGTGACAGACATCGCATCCGAGACGGGCCGGGTCGAGCGCGCCACCCCCGAAGCCCCCGTTCCAGGCCTCGTGCAGCGGTTCGGCCCCCTGCTCCTCGGCCTGTCGGCGCTCGTGCCGCCGCTGATGATGCTTCGGGAAGTGCTGCGCTACCCGCAGATGCACTTCTACGACTACTGGTGGGTCCTGCTCGACATCACCAACGACGACGGGTCGCTGCGCCCGGAGGCGCTGTTCGGGTTCCGCAACGAGCACCCGTTCGTGTTGCCCAGCCTGCTGTTCTGGCTCAGCGCCCGGTACGGGCACGGGCTCAACCAGCCGCTGGGGCTGCTGATCATCGCGTTCGGTGTCGTTTCCGTGCTGCTCGGATGGGCGATGCTGCCGAAGGCGCTGAACCCGTGGCAGCGGGCCGGGCTGGTGGCGGCGACCTCGACGCTGGTTTTCAACCCGCACGGCATCCACAACTATGTGCGCTCGATGAGCGGGGCGTCGTGGATCCTCGCGCTGATGCTGGTGCTCGCGGCGCTGCTGGCGATGCAGCGGGAGCACCGGGTGCTGGCGATCGTGTTCGGGTTGCTGGCGTCGATCAGCTACGGCACGTCCTTCGCGGTGTGGCCGGCGCTGGCCCTGGTGGCCTGGCTGCGCGGCGACCGTCGCCGCTCGATCGCGGCTCCGATGGTGGTCGGGGTGCTCGTAGTGGCGTCTTGGCTGGTGCTGCGCGGTCCGCAGGGCGGGGGCGGCAGCTCGCCGACCGACGATCCGGCACAGGCGCTGCTCGCCGGGCTGAGCATGCTCGGCATGGTGTGGACCGGCACCGAACCGGCGATCGCGCTGATCGCGGGCGTGGCGGGTCTCGCGGTGCTCGCGCTGCACATCCGGCAGACCGCAGAAGAACGTCGCAGTGCCGCTCCTTGGTGGGGCTTGGCGATCTACGCGGTGGGGTGCGCGGTGATGATCTCCGGTTCGCGCGCCGCGTTCGGCGAGGCCGCCGGGTTGCAGAGCCGGTACAACAGCATGACCGCCGCATTTTGGGTCGCGGTGCTGGTGATCGTGGTCGCCTGGCCGCGTTGGCCGAAGATCCGCACCGTCGCCGTCGCGGGCACGGTGCTGGCCACCGTCGCCCTGGGCGCCCCGATGGCGCAGAGCGTGCGATCCGATGCGCCCAATCAGAACCTGCTGGCCATCGCCGCGCGCATCGGTCACCCCGACGCGTTCGAGGACCGGTTCCCCGAACCGGACCGGCTGCTGCCGCGGCTGCAGGCGCTCGGGCACTACCCGTTCTCCGGCGAGTTCACGCTGGGCTGCCCCGACGGCCTGGAGATCGGCGACCGGGTCAGCGCCGTGGACTGGCGGACCCCCAGCGTCGGCGCGCTGCGCGAGCCGCGGCCGGAAGGTCGCGACGTGGTGCTCAACGTGGAGACCGACCAGGTGCAGGGCGGCGCCCGGATGCTCAAGGGCTGGGCCATCTCCGGGATCGAACGCGCCGAATGCATCGCCGTGCTCGACGAGACCGGCACGGTCGTCGGCGGCGGGGTGGTCGACATCCCGCGCTCGGACGCGGAAGCCCGGACGCCCGGTATCGAGATCGGTTTGGGCTTCGAGGCGGTCGCCCCCGCGCAGCCCGGGCTGCTGCGCGTCGCCTTCCACTTCCCCGACGGCTGGTGGATCCGGCCCCTTACGGAAAGTCCGCAGGTCAAGCCATGACAGATGCCGCACCGGAAGTCGAGGTCTCGCTGCTCGCCCCGGCCAAGAACGAACGCGAGAACCTGCCCCGGCTGTTCGCCGAGATCCGCGATGCGATGCAGCAGCAGCACCGGACGTGGGAGCTGCTGGTCGTCGACGACGGCAGCACCGACGACAGCTGGCAGGTGATCGCGGAGCAGGCCCGGCAGGACCCCCGGTTGCGCGGCATCCGGCTGCGGCGCAACTTCGGCAAGGCCGCCGCGCTGGCCGCCGGGGTCGCCGAGGTCCGCGGGGAGTTGTTGGTCACGCTGGACGCCGACCTGCAGGACGACCCCGCCGAGATCCCGCGGCTGCTCGCGGAGCTCGACAACGGGGCCGACCTCGTCAGCGGGCACAAGGCGCAACGGCAGGACCCGCTGGGCAAGCGGCTGCCGTCGAAGGTGTTCAACGGCGTCACCGGGCTGATCACCGGCCTGAAGCTGGCGGACCACAACTGCGGGCTCAAGGCGGCGCGGACCGAGGTCTACCGGCGCGTGCCGCTGTATGGGGAGCTGCACCGCTACATCCCCGCGCTGGCGCACCAGCTCGGCTACCGGGTCCGCGAGCTCGCCGTGCATCACCGGCCGCGGGTGCACGGCAAGTCCAACTACGGGCTGGAGCGGTACGTGCGCGGCGCCCTGGACTTACTCACGGTCGTCGCGCTCACCCGCTACGGGCGGCGCCCGGCGCACCTGTTCGGCGGGCTCGGGTTGCTGGCCGGGACGATCGGCACGCTGATCCTGCTCTACCTGAGCGGGGTGTGGCTGTTCACGGACCAGTCGATCGGCACTCGTCCGCTGCTGACGCTGGGGATCCTGCTGGAGATCTTCGCGGCGCAGATGATCTCCGTCGGTCTGCTCGCCGAGCTGGTGCTGCACCGGACCGGGCGGGACCGGGACGTGGACGTGCTGGTGGCCGACCAGACGACGAACGCGAGCCCGGCTCAGTCCGGTAAGTCACCGTGAGTGTTTCTCGGTGCTGTGACACCCGGAAGCACTCACGGGTTCTGACCAGCGGGAACACGCAGCACTGCGGGCATGCAGAAACGGCCCGGCGAACACGCGAGGGGTGCGCCAACGACGGTCGATCACCGGCCGTATGGTCTCCCCGTGCACCCTGAGTCGGCGAAGAAACTTCGGCTGTACGCCTCGCTGCTCGGGCTCGTCGGCACAGTGCTGGCGTTGCTCGTGCCTTTCCTACCTGTCAACCACGATGTGGTCACATTACGGTGGCCAACCGCGGAAGGCACCAAATCGGTGTCCGCACCGTTGGTCGCCTATTCACCGCTGTGGCTGGACGCGGATGTGCCGTGCACGGCCGCGCACGGCCTGGACGCGCGCACCACGGGGCCGGCAATCCTGTTGAGCACCAACCCGCCGTCATCGGATTACGGCAAGCTGACCGGGCTGACGTTGCAGGTCGACAACGGCCAGGCCGCGCTTTACTCCAAGGGCCAGCAGGTGAGCACCGTGCCGCTGCCGACCGGTGACTGCACCATCAGCGTGCGCGCCGACGCCTCCGGCACCACCGCCGGGATCGGCAAGCAGGTGTGGGCGCGCGTCCTCGGCGACCAGCGCCCGCAGCTGACCGGCATCTACTCGTCGCTGGACAACACCGTCGACGATGTGCGCGGCCTGTCCTTCGAGGCCCGCGTCGACAACCGGTTCAGCAGCTACGCAACGCCGCTCAAGCTCGTGGTGATCGCTCTGGCGATCGCGGCGTTCATCGGCTCGGTGATCTGCCTACGGCGGCTGGACGTGCGCGCCGGACGGCGTCCGCCGCGGCTGGCCCCGCGCGGCTGGTGGAAGCCGACCTTCCGCGATGCGGTCGTGTACGCGGCACTGGTCGTGTGGTGGCTGATCGGCGCGATGACCTCCGACGACGGCTATGTGCTGAGCATGGTGCGGTCGGAGCAGAGCGCCGGGTACGTCAGCAACTACTACCGCTGGTTCGCCAACCCGGAGTCGCCGTTCGGCTGGTTCTACGAGTTCTACGCGCAGTGGGTAAAGGTCTCGACAGCGACGCCATGGGTGCGGTTGCCCGCGCTGCTGATGGCAGTCATCAGCTGGCTGTTGATCAGCCGTGAGGTGCTGCCGCGGCTCGGCCAGCAGGTGCGGCGCAGCAACGCCGCCGGCTGGGCCGCCGCCGCGGTTTTCCTGGCGTTCTGGCTGCCGTATAACAACGGTCTCCGCGCCGAGCCGGTCGTGGTGCTCTTTTCGCTGCTGGCGCTGTGCGCCGTGGAGCGGGCCGTCGCGACCGGGCGTCTGATGCCCGCCGCGCTGGGCTTGGTCGGCGCCGCGTTGTCGGTGGGTGTCAACCCGCACGGCCTCGTCGCGGTGCTGCCCTACGTCGCCGCGGTGAAGCCGCTGTTCCGGTTGGTGCGCAAGCGGGCGCAGGAGTTCGGCTGGGTGCCGGTGCTGGCACCGATCTCCGCTTCCGGGTTCGTGATCCTGACGCTGGTGTTCTACGACCAGACGTGGCAGTCGGTCATGGACGCGATGGAGCTCAAGACCACCTTCGGTCCGAACGGCCGCTGGTACGAGGAGCTCAACCGCTACAGCCTGCTGTTCAGCCAGAGCCCGGACGGTTCGCTGACCCGCCGGTTCCCGGTGCTGCTGGTGATCCTGTGCCTGGCGACCTGCGCCGTTGTGCTGCTGCGGCGTGGCCGCATCCGCGGTGCCGCGCTTGGCCCGAGCCGACGGCTACTCGCGATCACCGCGCTGGGCTTCGCCGTGCTGGCACTGACCCCCACCAAGCACACCCACCACTTCGGCATCTTCGCCGCGTTCGGCGGCGCGCTGGCCGCGCTGACCGCGCTGGCGACCAGCACCACCGTGCTGCGCTCCCGGCGCAACCGGGCGGCCTTCGTCGCCGGGTTGATGGTGATCCTGGCGTTCGCCTCCACCGGCCCGAACGCCTGGTGGTACGTCTCGGGCTGGGGCATCCCGTGGTTCGACAAACCGCCGTCGATCAGCGGGCACCAGTTCAGCACGCTGTTCCTGGTATTCGCCGGGATCGCGGGCGTCATCGCGCTGATCGAGCACCTGCGCATCGACGAGAACAACCCGAAGATCGTCGACGAGCGCTGGGACAGCCCGGAGAAGCGCAGCCGGGCGCTACGGCTCGGGACCGCGCCGCTGTCGGTGCTGTGCGCGCTGATGGTGTTCGGCGAGGTCTCGGCGTTCGGCAAGGCCATCCAGGAGCGCGGCGACAGCTACAGCCTGTCCACGGACAACATCAAGCAGCTCACCGGGACCAGCTGCGGGTTGTCGGACTACATCGGGGTGGAGACCGATCCGCAGGCCGGCGTCCTGCCGGTGTCGCCCGAGCAGCCCACCGTGGCCGCGCCGACCAAGAACTCCGACGTGCCGGTGCCGCCGCGCCGCTTGGCCGATCGGGAGACCGCCGACCAGTACCTCCAGCCCAAGCAGGTCGGCTTCACCCGGCCTGGCGTGCCCTCTAGCGACGGTGCCGACCCGGATTCGCCGAACTGGAAGCCGCCGCACCAGTTCGGCGGCGACAACGCCCCGGCGTGGGGCAGCTTCGACGAGGCCGGCACGAACACCGGCGAGTTGCGCACCCCCTGGTACGACCTGCCGGAATCGGCCCGCAACGGCGAGGTGCCAGTTGCGGTGAGCCTGGCGGGCGCGGAGACCGGAGCGAACTTCGTCGTCCTCGAATTCGGCAAGGACACCGACCGGGGCTTCCAGGTCACCGGCCGCTACACCGTGGAGCAGGGGCCGCCGCCCGGGTGGCGGGACCACCGCTACATGCTCGGCGCCGAAGCCGAGGGCGCGACGAAGATGCGGCTGATCGCGGTCGACCAGGCGCTGGGCCGGGAGGGCTGGCTCGCGGTGACCGTGCCGCGGGTGCCCAAGCTGACGAACATGACCGAGGTCATCGGCGACGGCGCGACGTTCGTTGAGTGGCCCGCCGCGCTGGTGCATCCCTGCCTGCGCATTTCCGGGCTGTACAACGGGATCGCGGAGATGCCGCAGTTCCGGGTGTCGGCAGGCGAGGAGGTCCGGGACGTCGGTGAGGGCTGGTCGTCGCCGGATGCCGGCGGGCCGTTCGGCTGGTTGACCGTGGCGTCCAGCGTCCGAGAGCTGCCGACCTACCTGCGCAACGATCCGCAGCAGGACTGGGGTTCGCTGTTCGTGGTGCACCCGTACGACGCGGATGCGCTGCCCGCGCAGGCGGCGATGGAGGTGCACTCCGAAACCCACTGGGGCACCTGGTCGCCGGGGCCGCTGACGCAGTCCGTGGAGCTGCCGGGTGACATGCCCAGCTCCGACGACCGCACCGACATCCCCACCTTCGACGACAAGCAGGACTGACCCGGGGCGGGCGTTTTCGATCCGAGTGAGGGGCACCTCCGACCGACTGAGCGGGTCGGGGGTGCCCCTCACTCATGCCTGACCAGGTGAGCGGTTTGCGGTGATGGGTGCCTGCGGCGGCGTGGTTGCTCGCACCCGCCGCTGGTTCCGGTGTCGGGGCGGGTGGGCATCATGGGACCGTGAGCCGGTATCGCGAGCGGCCGCCGGTCGGAGCGCTGAGCACGGCGATCGCCTGCGTGTGGACGCACGGGGCTGGGTCGCTGGGCTACCTGCAGCGCGTGGTCCCGGACGGCTGCGTGGATCTGATCTGGATGGGCGACCGGCTCGACGTGGTCGGACCGGACACCACCGCCAGGCTCTCGGCGCTGCCGCCGGGCAGCCGCATCACCGGGATCCGCGCCAAGCCCGGTGCTGCCCGCCTGCTGCTGGGCGACATCCCCGCCACCGAACTGCGCGATCTGCAGGTCGACAGCATCGACATCTGGGGCGCCTCGATGCGGGACGTCGTGGGCAGGCTCGGCGATGGGCCGGATCAGGCTGGGCGGATCCTGGAGGAGTTCGCGTGCTCGCGGTTGTCGGAGTACCGGCCCGATCCGGCGCTGACGCCTGTGGTGGCTGCCCTCGATGTTCCAGCCCCACCCACGATTCCGGCGCTAGCGGACAGCGTTGGGCTGTCCGCGCGCCAACTCCGACGGCGTGTCGCGACTGCCGTCGGATACGGCCCGCAGACCCTCGCCGGAGTGCTCCGCTTCCAGCGGGCGACGCGGCTAGGCGTGGGCTCGGGCGGCCTCGCGGACCTCGCCCACGCCAGCGGCTACGCCGACCAAGCGCACTTCACGCGCGAGTTCCGCCGCCTCGCCGGGGTGACACCGCGCCAGTACTTCAGCCCGCTGCCGCCGGCTCGTGAGTGCTTTGGGCGCTATTGAGGCTGGTCGGGAACTCGTTGTGCGGCGGTGATGCGTCTGGCGTCGCCGGCGCGAAGCGAACGGACCGTCCACCCCGATAGGAGCCTGTTGCAAAATTACGCCCACCACGGACCGTGATCGATCGATCACGGCTGAGATGGCCACTGGCGGACAAACGGCGGCGATCGAGACTGATTTGGTACTTCGGTTCAGCCGTTTTCGCCGAAAACGCAACAGGCTCATAGACGGCACAAACGGTCCGTTCACCTCACCCACCCAACCCCAGGCACCAGCCATTGTCGTGAAGCGAACGGAACCTCCACCTCAATAGACGGCACAAACGGTCCGTTCGTCTCATCCATCACCGGCATTGCCCCGGATAGCCCGGCGCGCCCCGGCCCCGCGAGGGCGCGCCAAGAGCCTCGGCGCTTCAACGGCACCAGCGGCCCCGCAACAACGCCACACCACCACATCCCAAACAGCCGCCATAGCGACGCAAAACCATTCACGGCACCTGGCGATCAGGCGAGAGCGCTCCAGAAATCCAGGCGGTGTTCGGCGGCGAAGTTCGTTCCGGTGATCTGTTCCGGGTGCAGCGACTGCACGTGCGGATCGGCCGCCGAGAAGGTCTGCCAGCCGGGCAGATCCGGCCCGTTGGGGTCACCGCTGCGCGCGAAGTTCGCCCAATAGTGGTTCATCGTCGCCGCCAGCCGGCGCTGCGCTTCGGTCAGCGGCGCCGGGTCGCCAAGGTCGAACTGGTAGGCAACCTCGGCGGAGTGGTGGGCACCAGGCGGGAATCCCGGCGGGAACGGCACGACCGGCGGCGCCTCCCGGTCGGCGAATTCGTAGACGTACGTGGCGGTTTCCGCGCTCAGCGCGTTCGCGAAGTTCCACACCGAGCGTGCCCAAGCCGCGTCACCGATCACATCCGCCCAGGCCAGGCTCGGACTCGCATGCGCGTCAACGGGGTACCGCTCGGCCACCTCGTCGGCTGCGGCGTCGAAGCCGTCTGTGAGCAGCTTGTCGTAGCCGTCGGGCGTGATCGGTTGACCTGCGGCGTCCCAGAACAGCGCCGTGAACAGCCTGGCCTCGTCCCGGGTTCCACCGGTCAGCACCGGGACCCGGTGGAACCGCCCACCTGGCAACGCCTGTGCAGGGGACTCCGGCAGCACCGCGCCGCCGAAAGCTGGCCGGCTGAACACCGATGACACGTTGATCAGCTGTTCGACCGGGACGCGGCGCAACTGTTCGATCGCCGCCTCCTTCCCTGGCTGCACCCAGCCGAGCTGGCCGACCAGGTGCTCCGCCAACTCGTCGAGTTCCACTGTGGACAGCCACATGGTCGGCATCTCGGGTGATCCGGGCGCCCAGGCACCGGCCGGGGAACGCAGCAGCGCGAACCCGCTCTGCACGATCGCCCGGTGGAACAGCCCAGCCGAGCCCGGCGCGACCAGGTGCGCGCTGACGTCGAGCCCGCCGTAGGACTCGCCGAACAGCGTCACGTTGCCCGGGTCTCCGCCGAACGCGTCGATGTTTCGCTGCACCCAGCGCAGCACCGCCTGCTGGTCTTCAATCCCGAACCCGCCGCCGCCGGCCAGGCTCGGGTAGCCGAAGTTGCCGAAGATGCCCAGCCGCGAGTTCGGCGTCACCACCACGACGTCCTCTGCGACGGACAGCCGATGCGCATCGAAGATCGCGCCCTCGCCGTTGGCCCCGCCGCCGCCGTGCAGCCACACCATGACCGGCTTGGAGCCGCCGGTCCGGGGGGCGGTGACGTTGAGGAACAGGCAGTCCTCGTCCAGGCTGGCGATGTCGGCGAAGTCCTGCGGGAGTTGCGGGCAGGGGCTGCCCGGCTCGGTCGCGTCGCGCACCTGCGGCCACGGATCGACGGGTTGCGGCGAGCACCACCGCCGCTCGCCGACCGGTGGCGCGGCGTACGGAATCCCCTGGAACAGCCGGTGCTTCTCGTAGGTCAGCCCGCGCACGCGGCCCGAATCCAGTTCCACGATGTTGTTCATGACACCTCCGTGTCGTTGCGGGACGCCTCGCACCCCAGTCGGCTCAACCCGCTCGGGTGGCCAGATCGAACGTGGTCGCGAGCTCGCGGGCGTAGAGGTCGGCGTCGGCATCGGGCTCTACCCCGAGGCGAAGCGCGACGCCGTCCAGCGCGTGGCGCAATGTCACCGCCATGACGTGCGGGTCGAAGTCCCGGAACTCCCCCGACCGCTGACCGGCGCGGAGCAGTTCTCGCATGCCTTCGAGTTCCCGCCGGTGCGGCAACGCCGCGTCGTCGCCGCGTTCGTTCAAGAAGATCTCGGTGAGCGCCCGGAGCTGCCGGTGGTTCGTGCGATAGAAGTCCACACTGGACTCGATGAACGCCCGGAGCTGGTCGCGCGCCGTGCCGGCCGCGTCGATGCGTGCTCCCACCAGCTGCTCGGCCGCCGCGTAGACATCGGTGAGGACCTGCTGCATCAGCTCGGCCTTGTTCTTGAAGTGGTAGGAGATCATGCCCGTGCTGCTCAGCCCGGCCCGCTTGGCGATCTGCCCGAACGACGCGCGCGAGTAGCCGAGCTCGACGATCGCCTCGATGGCGGCCTCGACGATCTGCGCCCGCCGGCCCCGCTCGGTGAACGACCTGCCTTGCTCACCTGAGCTGTAATTTGCTCGCATGAGCAAAAACTAGCACAGGTGAGCAAAGACTGGGTTGCTCACGGCCCCGGTTCAGACTTGGTCGTAGGCGCGGAGGGCGCGCAGGGCTTCGATCGCCACCCGGGGGCGCCACTCCAGGCGGGTACCGGGGGCCCACGCGCGCCAGCGGATCGGCCAGCCGCCGTCGTCCTCCTGCAGGCCCGCGAGGTGGTCGAGGCCCTGTGCCATCTCTTCGTCGGAGAACCACGAACGCGCCAGGCTCGTCGGTTCCGGCGCGTAATCCCAGACGCAGTGCAGCTCGCCAGGGGCGTAGCCGGGAGGCACCTGGGCTCGTTCGGGGTGCTGCGGATCAATCAGCACCAACCCCTGTTCCCGCACGAACTCGCCCAGTCGCTTGGCCGCCGCGCGCGCCCGATGCCGATCGGGAACCTGGTCGAGGAACGCCATCGCCGCCTGCACCTCGTACGGGTGACTCTCGGCCAGCCCATCGATCCGTTGCCAGCAGAACTCGGTGGCCCCGGCCAGCCACGGGTGCTCGATCCGGTTCTTGTGCAGCACACCGGCGAGCAGTCCGGTGGCGAGCAGGTTCCCGTCGGGTTCCTCGACCACCGGCATCCACGGCGCGTGCGGGTAGTCCCGCAGCCGCGTGTCACCGGCGGGCACACCGCCGTCCGGACGCGTGATCGACATCAGATAGTCACAGGCCCGCGCAACCGCAGCCCCGTCGCACGCCCCGACCTCGTCGAGGATCATCAGCGCCGTGTAGGTCTGCAGCGGCTGGCTGAACGGGCCGCGCGCGTCGGGCTCCAGGGCGTAGCCGTAGCCGCCGCCGGCGCAGCGGTAC
This genomic interval carries:
- the rpmA gene encoding 50S ribosomal protein L27; its protein translation is MAHKKGASSSRNGRDSNPKYLGVKRYGGQVVKAGEILIRQRGTKFHPGLNVGRGNDDTLFALSAGTVQFGRYRGRKAVSVLPAEA
- the rplU gene encoding 50S ribosomal protein L21; amino-acid sequence: MYAIVKTGGKQYKVAVGDVVEVEKLEGELGSEVSFPALLVVDGSEVTTDADALAKVSVTGKLVEQTKGPKIRIHKFKNKTGYHKRQGHRQKLTRVEVTGITK
- a CDS encoding glycosyltransferase family 2 protein, whose product is MTDAAPEVEVSLLAPAKNERENLPRLFAEIRDAMQQQHRTWELLVVDDGSTDDSWQVIAEQARQDPRLRGIRLRRNFGKAAALAAGVAEVRGELLVTLDADLQDDPAEIPRLLAELDNGADLVSGHKAQRQDPLGKRLPSKVFNGVTGLITGLKLADHNCGLKAARTEVYRRVPLYGELHRYIPALAHQLGYRVRELAVHHRPRVHGKSNYGLERYVRGALDLLTVVALTRYGRRPAHLFGGLGLLAGTIGTLILLYLSGVWLFTDQSIGTRPLLTLGILLEIFAAQMISVGLLAELVLHRTGRDRDVDVLVADQTTNASPAQSGKSP
- a CDS encoding arabinosyltransferase domain-containing protein, whose amino-acid sequence is MHPESAKKLRLYASLLGLVGTVLALLVPFLPVNHDVVTLRWPTAEGTKSVSAPLVAYSPLWLDADVPCTAAHGLDARTTGPAILLSTNPPSSDYGKLTGLTLQVDNGQAALYSKGQQVSTVPLPTGDCTISVRADASGTTAGIGKQVWARVLGDQRPQLTGIYSSLDNTVDDVRGLSFEARVDNRFSSYATPLKLVVIALAIAAFIGSVICLRRLDVRAGRRPPRLAPRGWWKPTFRDAVVYAALVVWWLIGAMTSDDGYVLSMVRSEQSAGYVSNYYRWFANPESPFGWFYEFYAQWVKVSTATPWVRLPALLMAVISWLLISREVLPRLGQQVRRSNAAGWAAAAVFLAFWLPYNNGLRAEPVVVLFSLLALCAVERAVATGRLMPAALGLVGAALSVGVNPHGLVAVLPYVAAVKPLFRLVRKRAQEFGWVPVLAPISASGFVILTLVFYDQTWQSVMDAMELKTTFGPNGRWYEELNRYSLLFSQSPDGSLTRRFPVLLVILCLATCAVVLLRRGRIRGAALGPSRRLLAITALGFAVLALTPTKHTHHFGIFAAFGGALAALTALATSTTVLRSRRNRAAFVAGLMVILAFASTGPNAWWYVSGWGIPWFDKPPSISGHQFSTLFLVFAGIAGVIALIEHLRIDENNPKIVDERWDSPEKRSRALRLGTAPLSVLCALMVFGEVSAFGKAIQERGDSYSLSTDNIKQLTGTSCGLSDYIGVETDPQAGVLPVSPEQPTVAAPTKNSDVPVPPRRLADRETADQYLQPKQVGFTRPGVPSSDGADPDSPNWKPPHQFGGDNAPAWGSFDEAGTNTGELRTPWYDLPESARNGEVPVAVSLAGAETGANFVVLEFGKDTDRGFQVTGRYTVEQGPPPGWRDHRYMLGAEAEGATKMRLIAVDQALGREGWLAVTVPRVPKLTNMTEVIGDGATFVEWPAALVHPCLRISGLYNGIAEMPQFRVSAGEEVRDVGEGWSSPDAGGPFGWLTVASSVRELPTYLRNDPQQDWGSLFVVHPYDADALPAQAAMEVHSETHWGTWSPGPLTQSVELPGDMPSSDDRTDIPTFDDKQD
- a CDS encoding helix-turn-helix transcriptional regulator; amino-acid sequence: MSRYRERPPVGALSTAIACVWTHGAGSLGYLQRVVPDGCVDLIWMGDRLDVVGPDTTARLSALPPGSRITGIRAKPGAARLLLGDIPATELRDLQVDSIDIWGASMRDVVGRLGDGPDQAGRILEEFACSRLSEYRPDPALTPVVAALDVPAPPTIPALADSVGLSARQLRRRVATAVGYGPQTLAGVLRFQRATRLGVGSGGLADLAHASGYADQAHFTREFRRLAGVTPRQYFSPLPPARECFGRY
- a CDS encoding carboxylesterase/lipase family protein, whose protein sequence is MNNIVELDSGRVRGLTYEKHRLFQGIPYAAPPVGERRWCSPQPVDPWPQVRDATEPGSPCPQLPQDFADIASLDEDCLFLNVTAPRTGGSKPVMVWLHGGGGANGEGAIFDAHRLSVAEDVVVVTPNSRLGIFGNFGYPSLAGGGGFGIEDQQAVLRWVQRNIDAFGGDPGNVTLFGESYGGLDVSAHLVAPGSAGLFHRAIVQSGFALLRSPAGAWAPGSPEMPTMWLSTVELDELAEHLVGQLGWVQPGKEAAIEQLRRVPVEQLINVSSVFSRPAFGGAVLPESPAQALPGGRFHRVPVLTGGTRDEARLFTALFWDAAGQPITPDGYDKLLTDGFDAAADEVAERYPVDAHASPSLAWADVIGDAAWARSVWNFANALSAETATYVYEFADREAPPVVPFPPGFPPGAHHSAEVAYQFDLGDPAPLTEAQRRLAATMNHYWANFARSGDPNGPDLPGWQTFSAADPHVQSLHPEQITGTNFAAEHRLDFWSALA
- a CDS encoding TetR/AcrR family transcriptional regulator, with translation MRANYSSGEQGRSFTERGRRAQIVEAAIEAIVELGYSRASFGQIAKRAGLSSTGMISYHFKNKAELMQQVLTDVYAAAEQLVGARIDAAGTARDQLRAFIESSVDFYRTNHRQLRALTEIFLNERGDDAALPHRRELEGMRELLRAGQRSGEFRDFDPHVMAVTLRHALDGVALRLGVEPDADADLYARELATTFDLATRAG